TCGAGTGATTTCCATTATAGTCAGATTGGATAAAAATGTCAAGAATTTTGTGGAATGGAATCCTCAATCATTGTAACAAAGCGATATTTACGGAGTCATATCCCATAACATTGATTCGCGATAAAATAAACAAGCCCCTTCTCTCGTCTGGGCATGGTGTAGAGCCCCAGAACGACCAGACAGAGAATAAAAGCCCCGGAGGCAGGAAATCGTGAAATTACGCGAACTGACGCCGCTTTTCAAGTGGCGTCAGTTTTGTACTTATTTGAATTCGCTCATTGTTGTAGAACCAGATATAATCATCAATGAGATTAACAGCATGCTGAAAAGAGAGGCTCTTTTGCCGATAAATGCACTCAGA
The Acetonema longum DSM 6540 DNA segment above includes these coding regions:
- a CDS encoding IS3 family transposase — encoded protein: MSRRGNCYDNAMAENFFSILKSECIYRQKSLSFQHAVNLIDDYIWFYNNERIQISTKLTPLEKRRQFA